A genomic region of Dactylococcopsis salina PCC 8305 contains the following coding sequences:
- a CDS encoding cadherin repeat domain-containing protein codes for MKSRNSDKRIGKEDFRQNFPIQFPPGAGNTQSSIFSRFEDTPNFEQAPYIIDHQQPLITVADTSDLDFETTPTFNFEVVVRDRAAGDAPGRTDQVDVTVNLSVL; via the coding sequence TTGAAATCACGAAATAGTGACAAAAGGATTGGAAAGGAAGATTTTAGGCAGAATTTTCCGATCCAATTTCCACCAGGAGCAGGAAACACTCAGTCTAGTATTTTCAGTCGCTTTGAAGATACGCCCAATTTTGAGCAAGCTCCTTATATTATTGATCATCAGCAACCCCTAATTACTGTTGCGGATACCAGCGATTTAGACTTTGAAACCACACCAACGTTTAACTTTGAAGTAGTAGTGCGCGATCGCGCAGCAGGGGACGCACCAGGACGTACCGATCAAGTTGATGTTACCGTCAACTTAAGCGTACTCTGA
- a CDS encoding YajQ family cyclic di-GMP-binding protein produces the protein MASNYTFDIVSDFDHQEMVNAVDQTRREIETRYDLKDSQTTLELTEDTITVNTDSEFTLDTIHDILRNKAAKRNLSQKIFEYGTVESASGNRVRQVITLKRGIDKELAKEITKKIKNEFKKVQPSIQGDSVRVSSKSKDDLQAVVQTIKQENYPVPLQITNYR, from the coding sequence ATGGCTTCTAATTACACTTTTGATATTGTTAGCGATTTCGATCATCAAGAAATGGTGAATGCAGTGGATCAAACGCGACGAGAAATCGAAACTCGTTATGATCTCAAAGATTCTCAAACCACTTTGGAGCTAACCGAAGACACAATCACCGTTAATACAGATAGCGAATTTACTTTAGATACGATTCACGACATTCTGCGAAATAAGGCAGCCAAACGCAATCTTTCCCAAAAAATCTTTGAATATGGAACGGTGGAATCAGCGAGCGGAAATCGTGTGCGTCAGGTAATCACCTTAAAGCGGGGAATCGACAAAGAATTAGCGAAAGAAATCACCAAAAAGATCAAAAACGAATTTAAAAAAGTACAACCTTCAATTCAGGGGGATAGTGTTCGCGTTTCTAGTAAATCAAAGGATGATCTGCAAGCAGTTGTACAGACGATTAAACAGGAAAATTATCCCGTCCCCTTACAAATTACAAACTATCGTTAA
- a CDS encoding DegT/DnrJ/EryC1/StrS family aminotransferase has translation MTSIPPIDLTRQYHLLSEQVNHAVNKVLTSGRYIGGAKVKTFEENFAATIGRQECVSCNSGTDALYLALRALEIGSGDEVITPPFTFAATAEAIAITGAKPVFVDINATTFNLDVEKIEAAITPQTKAILPVHLFGQPVKMTEVMRIAKKHHLFVIEDCAQATGATWHNQQVGSWGDVGCFSFFPTKNLGACGDGGALVTNNASIAQAARMLANHGQRERYLQEEIGMNSRLDALQATILLIKLPYLEFWNKQRQEIATRYHQLLSQVEGVILPSVLSGGKGVWNQYTIRIDAKHRDQVRYQLQENGIGSMVYYPLPLHLQPAYQSLGYQVGAFPVAETTAQEVLSLPLFPGLSYQEQETVSTVLARSLQGLTIDVGKRKK, from the coding sequence ATGACTTCTATCCCTCCTATTGATCTCACTCGACAATACCACCTCCTCAGCGAACAAGTTAATCACGCAGTCAATAAGGTTTTAACCTCTGGGCGCTATATCGGCGGTGCGAAGGTGAAAACCTTTGAAGAAAATTTTGCGGCGACGATCGGGCGACAAGAATGCGTTTCCTGTAATTCTGGCACAGATGCCCTTTATCTGGCTCTCCGCGCTCTCGAAATTGGCTCTGGAGACGAGGTAATTACTCCGCCCTTTACTTTTGCCGCCACCGCAGAAGCGATCGCTATTACAGGCGCAAAACCCGTGTTTGTGGATATCAACGCCACGACGTTTAACCTCGATGTTGAAAAAATTGAAGCGGCGATTACTCCTCAAACCAAAGCGATTCTTCCCGTTCATTTATTTGGTCAACCCGTGAAGATGACGGAAGTGATGAGAATTGCTAAAAAACATCATCTTTTTGTGATTGAAGATTGCGCTCAAGCCACTGGGGCGACTTGGCATAACCAACAGGTGGGAAGTTGGGGGGATGTGGGTTGTTTTAGCTTTTTTCCTACTAAAAATTTGGGAGCTTGTGGTGATGGTGGGGCGCTAGTTACGAATAACGCATCGATCGCGCAAGCGGCGAGAATGTTGGCGAATCATGGACAACGAGAGCGTTATCTTCAAGAAGAAATTGGAATGAATAGTCGCTTAGATGCTTTACAAGCAACGATTTTATTAATTAAACTCCCTTATTTAGAGTTTTGGAATAAACAACGTCAAGAAATTGCCACTCGTTACCATCAGCTATTGTCGCAGGTAGAAGGGGTGATTTTACCCTCGGTGCTTTCAGGAGGGAAAGGAGTTTGGAATCAGTACACAATTCGCATTGATGCTAAACACCGAGATCAAGTGCGTTACCAATTACAGGAAAATGGAATTGGGTCAATGGTTTATTATCCTTTACCGTTACATCTTCAACCCGCTTATCAGAGCTTAGGCTATCAAGTGGGAGCATTTCCAGTGGCAGAAACGACAGCGCAAGAGGTGCTTTCTTTACCCCTGTTTCCTGGTTTATCTTACCAAGAACAAGAAACGGTTTCTACTGTCTTGGCGCGTTCTCTTCAAGGTTTGACGATCGATGTAGGAAAGCGTAAGAAGTAA
- a CDS encoding cadherin domain-containing protein: MRQIISIPEIPSPSPGSTFSLDIEYRVDPTNADTETLTGLGMRLHFDSSALEFLSVENFFREDVPLNTVPESAESEGETTSDNDPSTDQLISTNWTDVSGNFPGEGETPVLLYTVNFRATSSFSDATTLNFSRISTPPGFELDTPVVAIDATDSGNAPPSVSNETFSIEENSPIETVVGTVRASDPEGQSLTFSLDDNSVFEIDDQGEITVVDNTVLDFETNPSFTLNVTVDDGELTDTVSVTVNVNNVNESPIVPDQTFSVRSSATNETVIGTVNASDPETDDLNLEIISGNLDADQDGEPAFVLDNTGEITVRDAKELDERDSFSLTIRASETANPDQSSIATITVNVTTSPDSPLLFGSLDDDTLDSNDSQTPFDGSNRLLFTGAGGDNINASAGGGNNRIYAGSENDVIIAAEGDRVFGGTGNDEITGNGESRFYGQAGDDLFRIGASGNNTVFGGSGNDDFMIAERDLLPDAANTIRDFTPADDTLGIDRPFLSFDNDIRLVQEETAIPTTLVILRLAGLEQEETLVRLPGVEVNEISAEDFLFDVSSLA, from the coding sequence ATGCGCCAAATTATTTCTATTCCCGAAATTCCTTCTCCCTCTCCTGGTAGTACCTTCAGCTTAGATATCGAATACCGAGTTGATCCCACGAATGCTGACACGGAAACCTTAACAGGTTTGGGGATGCGTCTTCATTTTGACTCTAGCGCTTTAGAGTTTTTGAGTGTAGAAAACTTTTTTCGAGAAGATGTTCCCTTGAATACGGTCCCCGAAAGTGCGGAATCGGAAGGTGAGACAACTTCTGATAATGATCCCAGCACTGACCAGTTGATCAGTACCAATTGGACTGATGTCAGTGGTAACTTCCCTGGAGAAGGAGAAACACCAGTTTTACTCTACACCGTTAATTTTAGAGCAACTTCTAGTTTTTCTGATGCGACGACTCTTAATTTTTCTCGCATCAGCACCCCTCCTGGGTTTGAATTGGATACTCCTGTCGTGGCGATCGATGCGACGGATTCTGGAAATGCTCCCCCTTCAGTAAGCAATGAAACGTTCTCGATCGAGGAAAATAGTCCTATAGAAACGGTAGTCGGAACGGTCAGAGCAAGTGATCCAGAAGGACAGTCGTTAACGTTTAGCCTCGATGATAATAGTGTCTTTGAGATTGATGATCAAGGGGAGATCACCGTTGTTGATAACACAGTCCTTGATTTTGAAACTAACCCCAGTTTTACCCTTAATGTCACGGTTGATGATGGGGAGTTAACGGATACGGTTAGCGTCACGGTTAACGTGAATAATGTTAATGAGTCTCCGATCGTCCCTGATCAAACTTTCAGCGTTCGATCGAGCGCTACAAACGAAACCGTCATCGGAACGGTCAACGCCAGTGATCCTGAAACAGACGACTTAAACTTAGAGATTATTAGCGGTAACTTGGACGCAGATCAAGATGGTGAACCAGCATTCGTCTTGGATAACACTGGAGAAATCACCGTTCGTGATGCAAAAGAACTCGACGAGAGAGACTCTTTTTCCCTGACGATTCGAGCCTCAGAAACCGCTAATCCAGACCAGTCCTCGATCGCAACGATTACTGTCAATGTTACCACCTCCCCAGATAGTCCTCTGTTATTTGGTAGTCTTGACGATGACACCCTTGATAGTAACGACTCCCAAACCCCCTTTGATGGCAGTAATCGCCTCCTCTTCACTGGTGCTGGTGGAGACAATATTAACGCCAGCGCGGGGGGTGGTAATAATCGCATTTATGCGGGAAGTGAGAATGATGTAATTATTGCCGCCGAGGGCGATCGCGTTTTCGGTGGCACCGGTAATGACGAAATCACAGGAAATGGTGAGAGTCGTTTCTACGGACAAGCAGGAGATGATTTATTTAGAATTGGGGCAAGTGGGAATAACACGGTGTTCGGTGGCTCTGGAAACGATGACTTTATGATCGCCGAACGCGATCTTCTTCCTGATGCGGCGAATACGATCCGTGACTTTACTCCCGCAGACGATACCCTCGGCATCGATCGCCCTTTCCTCAGTTTTGACAACGATATTCGTCTCGTACAAGAAGAAACTGCCATTCCCACCACCCTTGTCATCCTTCGTCTCGCGGGATTAGAACAAGAAGAAACCCTAGTTCGTTTACCAGGAGTGGAAGTCAACGAGATCAGCGCCGAAGATTTCCTTTTTGATGTCTCCTCTCTCGCTTAA
- a CDS encoding DUF2839 domain-containing protein has translation MGESKRRREALGEKYGEEKKLVPWLGITKKDGERFVSWTTRGAWIGIALLVFYWLTIRIIGPAFGWWEVN, from the coding sequence ATGGGTGAATCAAAACGCCGCCGAGAGGCTTTAGGAGAGAAATACGGTGAGGAAAAAAAGCTCGTTCCCTGGCTCGGAATTACCAAAAAAGACGGGGAACGATTTGTGAGTTGGACGACTCGCGGCGCATGGATTGGAATTGCTCTGTTAGTCTTCTATTGGCTCACCATTCGCATTATTGGGCCGGCGTTCGGTTGGTGGGAAGTAAACTAA
- a CDS encoding putative toxin-antitoxin system toxin component, PIN family — translation MKIIFDTNILISAALKGGKPKSAISLVIASSRFVWIASDVIIQEYKEVLNRPKLKLPATTKQEWLEMIDLAVKLIDVSITVDFPRDRKDAKFLVCAIASNADYLVTGDRDFEEILDLGVTQVVTVSQFLELIEDK, via the coding sequence ATGAAAATTATTTTTGATACAAATATTCTCATCTCCGCAGCCTTAAAAGGAGGTAAACCTAAAAGCGCGATCTCCCTAGTGATTGCTAGTTCCAGATTTGTATGGATTGCCTCAGATGTCATTATCCAAGAATATAAAGAGGTATTAAATCGTCCTAAATTGAAGTTACCAGCAACCACAAAACAGGAGTGGTTAGAGATGATTGATTTAGCAGTAAAACTGATTGATGTTTCTATAACTGTTGACTTTCCTAGAGATCGAAAAGATGCTAAATTTTTAGTTTGCGCGATCGCGTCTAATGCCGATTATTTAGTGACAGGCGATCGGGATTTTGAAGAAATACTAGATTTAGGTGTTACTCAAGTTGTTACTGTATCTCAGTTTCTCGAATTAATAGAAGATAAGTAG
- the ilvC gene encoding ketol-acid reductoisomerase: MARMYYDEDANLDLLMNKTVAIIGFGSQGHAHALNLKDSGVNVIVGLYEGSKSTAKAEAAGLTVKSVAEAAKAADLIMILLPDEVQKTVYKAEIEPHLSPGKVLAFAHGFNIHFGQVVPPAGVDVVMIAPKGPGHLVRRTYEQGEGVPCLFAVFQDETGEGRSRAMAYAKGIGGTRAGILETSFREETETDLFGEQAVLCGGLSALIKTGFETLVEAGYQPELAYFECLHEVKLIVDLVVEGGLANMRDSISNTAEYGDYSRGSRIVNEETRAEMRKVLSEIQSGEFAREFVLENQSGKSVLSSTRRREAEHPIEEVGKDLRAMFSWLKK, translated from the coding sequence ATGGCGCGGATGTACTATGACGAGGATGCAAACTTAGACCTTTTAATGAATAAAACCGTTGCAATCATCGGTTTTGGTTCTCAAGGTCATGCTCATGCTCTAAACTTAAAAGATAGCGGTGTTAATGTCATTGTTGGCTTATATGAAGGAAGCAAATCAACCGCCAAAGCAGAAGCTGCGGGTTTAACGGTGAAATCAGTTGCCGAAGCTGCCAAAGCGGCTGATCTGATTATGATTTTACTCCCTGATGAGGTACAAAAAACAGTTTACAAAGCAGAAATTGAACCTCATTTAAGCCCTGGAAAAGTTTTAGCGTTTGCCCATGGCTTTAATATTCATTTTGGACAAGTTGTTCCCCCAGCGGGCGTTGACGTGGTAATGATTGCGCCGAAAGGTCCAGGACATTTAGTGAGACGAACTTATGAACAAGGAGAAGGCGTTCCCTGTTTGTTTGCTGTGTTCCAAGATGAAACAGGAGAAGGACGATCGCGCGCCATGGCTTATGCTAAAGGGATCGGTGGCACTCGTGCGGGTATCCTCGAAACCAGTTTCCGAGAAGAAACTGAAACCGACTTATTTGGCGAACAAGCGGTGCTTTGCGGTGGACTCAGTGCTTTAATTAAAACGGGTTTTGAAACCTTAGTGGAAGCGGGATATCAACCAGAACTCGCTTATTTTGAATGTCTCCACGAAGTCAAATTAATTGTTGATTTGGTGGTGGAAGGGGGACTCGCCAATATGCGTGATAGTATTTCTAATACTGCCGAATATGGAGATTATAGTCGCGGTTCTCGCATCGTTAATGAAGAAACCCGTGCTGAGATGAGAAAAGTTTTATCTGAAATTCAATCGGGAGAATTTGCACGAGAATTTGTTTTAGAAAATCAATCCGGAAAATCAGTTTTAAGTTCTACTCGTCGTCGGGAAGCAGAACATCCCATTGAAGAAGTTGGGAAAGATTTACGGGCGATGTTTAGCTGGTTGAAAAAGTAA
- a CDS encoding ABC transporter permease, which yields MLIELDTIDLVLTMVLIVVALSVSRWQQLGLEGQLFFSAIRAFLQLIAVGYILELVFTLETVWGVLAVLCVMVGIATTVTKNRISQKLSQLFWWVGGSLLLTTSLTLGYVVMFIVQPSIWYDPQYWIPLAGIIIGNAVNGATIAGERLINAIENNRGEIETHLCLGATPKSAIEPYRRQAIRAGILPNLNQMALVGIVTLPGILTGQLLGGVNPLNAVSYQILILFSLVFANLLTTSLITVAIYRQFFTPEAQLR from the coding sequence ATGCTGATTGAGTTAGACACAATTGATTTAGTGCTGACAATGGTTCTGATCGTTGTTGCTCTTAGTGTATCGCGTTGGCAACAATTGGGACTAGAAGGACAGTTATTTTTCAGTGCGATTAGAGCTTTTTTACAACTGATCGCAGTGGGTTATATCTTGGAGTTGGTGTTTACTTTAGAAACCGTGTGGGGAGTGTTAGCGGTTTTATGCGTCATGGTTGGAATTGCCACCACAGTCACTAAAAATCGCATTTCTCAAAAACTCTCACAGTTATTTTGGTGGGTGGGAGGAAGTTTACTGTTAACCACCAGTCTAACTTTAGGCTATGTCGTGATGTTCATTGTCCAACCCAGTATTTGGTATGATCCCCAATATTGGATTCCTCTCGCTGGTATCATTATCGGTAATGCGGTTAATGGCGCGACGATCGCTGGAGAACGGTTAATTAATGCCATTGAAAACAATCGGGGAGAAATTGAAACCCATTTATGTTTAGGCGCAACCCCGAAAAGCGCGATCGAGCCTTATCGCCGTCAAGCCATCCGTGCTGGGATTTTGCCGAATTTAAACCAAATGGCTTTAGTGGGAATTGTCACCTTACCTGGTATCCTCACCGGTCAACTGTTAGGGGGAGTAAATCCTTTAAACGCTGTCTCCTATCAGATTTTGATCTTGTTTAGCTTAGTCTTCGCGAATCTTTTGACCACTTCCTTAATCACTGTCGCCATCTACCGTCAGTTTTTCACGCCAGAAGCACAACTTCGGTAG
- a CDS encoding bifunctional folylpolyglutamate synthase/dihydrofolate synthase, producing the protein MKITSYLQSFQRFGVNLGLTRIKKLLAALGNPEKKVPLIHVAGTNGKGSASAYLSSVLTTAGYQVGRYTSPHLIDWTERLCLNEQPITETDFLAVLETVKNAINRNFSEEKIPTLFEVVTAAAWLYFAEKKVNVAVMEVGLGGRLDATNVKEEIIASVITPISLEHWQVLGDTLTKIATEKAGILKLNCPAFIAPQHPEAAAVIQQKATILNCATTWVEPATRLTEKENWAVSDGLSYPLPLLGDVQLTNSAVAVATLQSLQKNGWHLPDAIIQQGMAKTRWLGRLQWVQWRGLSLLLDGAHNPAAAAALRQYVDTLPQPVTWIMGILSTKEQDKILNTLLRPGDTLYTVPVPDHRTTPPQELCEMQTQVEACFPCESLEAALERVVSGEVSHPTTILCGSLYLVGYFLGNRNLSVG; encoded by the coding sequence ATGAAAATTACATCTTATTTGCAATCCTTCCAACGATTTGGGGTTAACTTAGGGTTAACTCGAATTAAAAAATTACTCGCCGCACTAGGCAACCCAGAAAAAAAAGTCCCTCTCATCCATGTCGCGGGAACAAATGGTAAGGGATCAGCGTCTGCCTATCTGTCCTCTGTATTAACCACAGCAGGTTATCAGGTGGGGCGTTATACTTCTCCTCATCTCATTGATTGGACAGAGCGCCTCTGTCTCAACGAACAGCCCATTACAGAAACCGATTTTCTCGCAGTTTTAGAAACTGTTAAAAATGCAATTAACCGTAATTTTTCTGAGGAAAAGATACCGACGCTTTTTGAAGTTGTCACCGCAGCCGCTTGGCTATATTTTGCCGAAAAAAAAGTTAATGTTGCCGTGATGGAAGTCGGGTTAGGGGGTCGTTTAGATGCAACAAATGTTAAAGAAGAAATTATTGCCTCAGTAATTACACCAATTAGTTTGGAACATTGGCAAGTTTTGGGAGATACCTTAACAAAAATTGCCACCGAAAAAGCAGGAATTCTAAAGTTAAATTGTCCCGCTTTTATCGCCCCCCAACACCCCGAAGCTGCCGCCGTAATTCAACAAAAGGCGACAATTTTAAACTGTGCGACAACTTGGGTAGAACCAGCAACTCGACTCACAGAAAAAGAAAATTGGGCGGTATCTGACGGTTTATCTTACCCGTTACCACTACTGGGAGACGTGCAATTAACCAATTCGGCGGTAGCAGTGGCGACGCTTCAATCTCTCCAAAAAAACGGTTGGCATCTCCCTGATGCAATCATTCAACAGGGAATGGCAAAAACGCGCTGGTTAGGACGGTTACAGTGGGTGCAATGGCGCGGTTTATCCCTTCTCCTCGATGGCGCTCATAATCCAGCGGCGGCGGCGGCGCTTCGTCAATATGTGGATACGTTACCACAACCTGTAACTTGGATTATGGGGATTTTATCAACTAAGGAACAGGATAAGATATTAAATACTTTGTTGCGTCCAGGGGATACGCTTTACACTGTTCCCGTACCCGATCATCGTACGACTCCACCGCAGGAATTGTGTGAAATGCAGACACAAGTTGAGGCGTGTTTTCCTTGTGAGTCGTTAGAAGCGGCATTGGAAAGAGTCGTGAGTGGTGAGGTGTCTCATCCGACAACGATTTTGTGTGGGTCGTTGTATTTGGTGGGGTATTTCTTGGGGAACAGAAACTTGTCGGTTGGGTGA
- a CDS encoding phycobilisome rod-core linker polypeptide, with protein MISASGGSSVARPQLYQTVPLSKLSQAEQQDRFLEKGELQELNTFFQLGTKRIEIAQIITRNSELIVSRAANRIFTGGSPMAYLEKPREEAPAMVAANGEEQDIGRQMQLGTVSYQESSGGGLLEGLRSLFSLSGSSSVPVPPGFRPINVSRYGPKNMQKSLRDLSWMLRYVTYAIVAGDPNIITVNVRGLREIIENACSSDATIVALGEMQAAAVSYFRQDEDDRANVEQYFQVLINEFKAPTPSTKLRQRPSGDKQGLELPQSYFNAAENRPKYAMKPGLSNSEKQAAVKAAYRQVFERDITRAYSLSISDLESKVKNCEISMKEFIRRLGKSPLYRKQFYEPYINSRALELAFRHFLGRGPSSREEVQTYFSIVSNGGLSALIDALVDSQEYSDYFGEETVPYIRGLGEEAQECRNWGMQQDLFNYSAPFRKIPQFITTYAQYNRPLADQHPYGSGNDPLEIQFGAIFPKETRNPSKSPAPFGKDTRRILINRGPATYNQTGNPKARGLFPGSLGPKVFRADGMAFSGLTDKTNNSYSVKYSESSSQKLILACYRQVFGRDVYDGQRMKTAEIKLENGEITVREFIRMLAKSELFRKLYWTSLYVTKSVEYIHRRLLGRPTYGRQEINKYFDICAKKGFYALVDAILDTTEYSETFGEDTVPYERYLTPGGLQLRTRTNNLRKDVGTEVQKEVTPRYTELGQVSEERSEPDVQYRIKQGVNKRREQTKQFKLTNLYDKVAVKTVIGAAYRQVFERDIEPYVVKAEFTNLESKLGNGEITVKEFIEGLGCSDLYVKEFYTPYPNTKVIELGTKHFLGRAPLNQKEIQKYNQLLASKGIRAFVKALVNSMEYSQVFGEDVVPYRRYPTLPAANFPNTESLYNKLTKQDDELVVPSFETTRSKMDNGKLPLAAQANGTNGAGKTAQYLELARSMNAPETVQESAARIFRHSPQANRSQTQEVIDAVYAQLLDVPQAQVPDEFRLQSWEAAFLAGDCTVRELVKAVAKSDLYQQRFVIPYPNPKVAETLDRHLLGRTASSIEINEMTRLLTEKGLHAVVDHIVDGAEYDRFFGDMVVPYSKGN; from the coding sequence ATGATTAGTGCCTCCGGAGGAAGTTCAGTCGCACGTCCCCAACTTTATCAAACCGTACCTCTCTCTAAATTATCCCAAGCGGAACAACAAGACCGCTTCTTAGAGAAAGGAGAACTACAAGAACTAAATACATTTTTCCAGTTGGGAACCAAACGCATCGAAATCGCACAGATTATTACTCGTAACTCCGAGTTAATCGTCTCTCGGGCTGCGAATCGGATTTTTACGGGGGGTTCGCCCATGGCTTACCTTGAAAAACCGCGAGAAGAAGCCCCAGCAATGGTCGCAGCCAATGGCGAAGAACAGGATATTGGTCGCCAAATGCAACTGGGAACAGTTAGCTATCAAGAAAGCAGCGGTGGCGGTCTCTTAGAAGGACTACGATCTTTATTTAGCCTCTCTGGTAGCAGTAGTGTTCCTGTCCCACCAGGCTTCCGTCCCATTAATGTTTCCCGTTATGGTCCCAAAAATATGCAGAAATCGCTGCGGGACTTATCTTGGATGTTGCGTTATGTGACCTATGCGATCGTTGCAGGTGATCCCAATATCATCACCGTTAACGTGCGTGGGCTACGGGAAATCATCGAAAATGCTTGTTCCAGTGATGCAACAATTGTTGCTTTAGGGGAAATGCAAGCCGCCGCCGTGAGTTACTTCCGTCAAGATGAAGACGATCGCGCTAACGTAGAGCAATACTTCCAAGTTTTAATCAACGAATTTAAAGCCCCTACCCCTTCCACCAAACTCCGTCAACGTCCCAGTGGCGACAAACAAGGGTTAGAACTGCCTCAAAGTTACTTTAACGCGGCAGAAAATCGTCCGAAATACGCGATGAAGCCTGGACTCTCTAACTCGGAAAAACAAGCGGCGGTAAAAGCAGCGTATCGTCAAGTCTTTGAACGGGACATCACTCGCGCTTACAGTCTCTCCATTTCTGATTTAGAATCCAAAGTTAAAAACTGCGAAATTTCCATGAAGGAATTTATCCGCCGTTTGGGTAAATCTCCCCTTTATCGGAAACAGTTCTACGAACCCTATATCAACAGTCGCGCTTTAGAATTGGCGTTCCGTCACTTCCTCGGACGGGGTCCGTCTTCTCGCGAAGAAGTACAAACTTATTTCTCCATTGTCTCTAATGGCGGACTTTCTGCTTTAATTGATGCGTTAGTGGATAGTCAAGAATACTCCGACTACTTTGGCGAGGAAACAGTCCCTTACATTCGCGGTTTAGGAGAAGAAGCGCAAGAATGCCGTAACTGGGGAATGCAGCAAGACCTGTTTAATTACAGCGCCCCTTTCCGCAAAATTCCTCAATTTATCACCACTTACGCTCAATATAATCGTCCTCTGGCGGATCAACATCCCTACGGAAGCGGCAATGATCCTCTAGAGATTCAATTTGGGGCAATTTTCCCGAAAGAAACTCGCAACCCCAGTAAAAGCCCAGCGCCGTTTGGTAAAGATACCCGTCGGATTTTAATTAATCGTGGTCCGGCTACCTATAACCAAACTGGAAACCCGAAAGCACGAGGATTATTCCCGGGTTCTCTCGGTCCGAAAGTCTTCCGCGCTGACGGGATGGCGTTTTCAGGTTTAACGGATAAAACCAATAACAGCTACAGTGTCAAATACTCCGAAAGCAGTTCTCAAAAGCTGATTCTAGCTTGTTATCGCCAAGTGTTTGGACGGGATGTTTATGACGGACAACGGATGAAAACGGCGGAAATTAAGTTAGAAAATGGCGAGATTACCGTTCGTGAGTTTATTCGGATGTTGGCGAAGTCGGAATTATTCCGTAAACTCTACTGGACTTCTCTTTATGTCACTAAGTCCGTTGAATACATCCATCGTCGTTTGTTAGGTCGTCCCACTTATGGTCGTCAAGAAATCAACAAATACTTTGATATTTGTGCGAAGAAAGGGTTTTATGCGTTAGTGGATGCCATTCTGGACACCACAGAGTACAGCGAAACCTTTGGCGAGGATACAGTTCCCTATGAACGTTATTTAACCCCAGGTGGGTTACAGTTACGCACTCGCACCAATAACCTACGGAAAGATGTGGGAACAGAGGTGCAAAAAGAGGTTACTCCTCGTTATACTGAGTTGGGTCAAGTTTCTGAAGAACGCAGCGAACCCGATGTTCAGTATCGCATTAAACAAGGGGTTAATAAGCGTCGGGAACAAACCAAGCAGTTTAAGCTCACGAATCTGTATGATAAGGTTGCGGTTAAAACTGTAATCGGCGCGGCGTATCGTCAGGTATTTGAACGGGATATTGAACCCTATGTGGTAAAAGCGGAGTTTACCAACTTAGAAAGTAAGCTCGGAAATGGTGAGATTACTGTTAAGGAGTTTATTGAAGGGTTAGGTTGTTCTGATCTCTATGTGAAAGAGTTCTACACGCCTTATCCTAATACGAAGGTGATTGAGTTGGGAACGAAGCATTTCTTAGGACGAGCGCCGTTGAATCAGAAGGAGATTCAAAAGTATAATCAACTTCTGGCAAGTAAAGGGATTCGGGCGTTTGTAAAGGCGTTGGTGAACAGTATGGAATATTCCCAAGTGTTTGGGGAGGATGTTGTTCCCTATCGTCGTTATCCCACGCTCCCAGCTGCGAATTTCCCCAATACCGAAAGCCTGTACAATAAGTTAACGAAGCAGGATGACGAGTTGGTTGTTCCCAGTTTTGAAACCACTCGATCGAAGATGGATAATGGTAAGCTACCGTTAGCGGCTCAAGCCAATGGCACAAATGGCGCGGGAAAAACCGCTCAGTATCTGGAGTTAGCTCGATCGATGAACGCTCCTGAAACGGTACAAGAAAGCGCCGCTCGGATTTTCCGCCATTCTCCCCAAGCCAACCGCAGCCAAACCCAAGAAGTGATTGATGCGGTGTATGCTCAACTGTTAGATGTGCCTCAAGCGCAAGTTCCCGATGAGTTCCGTTTACAGTCATGGGAAGCAGCTTTTCTCGCAGGTGATTGTACCGTGCGCGAGTTGGTAAAAGCCGTTGCTAAATCTGATTTATATCAACAGCGTTTTGTGATTCCTTACCCAAATCCGAAAGTTGCGGAAACGCTCGATCGACATCTGTTAGGGCGCACCGCCAGCTCGATCGAAATCAACGAAATGACCCGACTCTTAACCGAGAAAGGGCTTCACGCCGTCGTTGATCACATCGTCGATGGTGCTGAATACGATCGTTTCTTCGGTGACATGGTTGTTCCCTACTCCAAAGGAAACTAA